A single region of the Amia ocellicauda isolate fAmiCal2 chromosome 8, fAmiCal2.hap1, whole genome shotgun sequence genome encodes:
- the LOC136755118 gene encoding placenta-specific gene 8 protein, which translates to MAVTSQPRASGGYPATEWQTGICDFCDNCGTCCYGFWCYPCLGCTIARDMDECCLCGPTMAMRSVYRAKYNIKGSLCSDFLYTNFCGVCATCQLKRDIDRRKEQGIF; encoded by the exons ATGGCCGTCACTTCTCAGCCAAGGGCCAGCGGAGGGTACCCCGCCACCGAATGGCAGACGGGGATCTGCGACTTCTGTGACAACTGCGGGACGT GCTGCTATGGGTTCTGGTGTTACCCCTGCCTGGGCTGCACCATTGCCAGAGACATGGACGAGTGCTGTCTCTGTGGACCCACCATGGCCATGCGCAGCGTCTACAGGGCCAAGTACAACATCAAG GGATCCCTGTGTTCTGACTTCTTGTACACTAACTTCTGTGGGGTTTGTGCCACCTGTCAGCTGAAGAGAGATATTGACAGGAGAAAGGAACAGGGCATCTTCTGA